A window of Littorina saxatilis isolate snail1 linkage group LG7, US_GU_Lsax_2.0, whole genome shotgun sequence contains these coding sequences:
- the LOC138971924 gene encoding uncharacterized protein, with translation MSLLQAVCQSLGAANAAEAVQLCCCSDQLSQPASYWHVTPAVLSQLSTWWQHRMACTVDARLTDQLYLDMVARFVGPATTVSVPCYNGVRVEVRTAGQAVAELGRRLALLVLTLQQLGLMNRDPPLVYITGAPGTGKTVVLVLQGVRWLRQGHDVHVISTRPNTRAVSTSIKQQLEMSLSAGPTPSLTPGSVSYHLYDIWNREGDVDQAVTDLVACVKNGHLHVLIDEMSFDSRFVFIRV, from the exons ATGTCTCTGCTGCAGGCGGTGTGTCAGAGCCTGGGTGCGGCCAATGCAGCAGAGGCCGTTCAGCTTTGCTGTTGCTCTGACCAACTGTCCCAGCCTGCATCGTACTGGCACGTGACACCCGCCGTGTTATCACAGCTGAGCACCTGGTGGCAACACAGGATGGCCTGTACTGTGGACGCTCGGCTTACTGACCAACTTTACCTGGACATGGTTGCCAG GTTTGTTGGTCCGGCCACCACGGTGTCTGTCCCCTGCTACAACGGTGTCCGTGTGGAGGTGCGGACTGCAGGACAGGCGGTGGCGGAACTGGGGCGGAGGCTGGCACTTCTGGTTCTGACCCTGCAACAGCTCGGCCTAATGAACAGAGACCCGCCACTGGTGTACATTACGGGAGCGCCAGGAACAG GTAAGACGGTGGTGCTAGTGCTGCAGGGGGTGAGGTGGCTGCGACAGGGGCACGATGTGCACGTCATCTCAACACGGCCCAACACGCGGGCCGTCAGCACATCCATCAAACAACAGCTGGAGATGTCGCTGAGCGCGGGCCCGACGCCTTCCCTGACACCAGGCAGCGTGTCGTACCACCTGTACGATATCTGGAACAGGGAGGGAGATGTTGATCAGGCAGTCACCGACCTCGTGGCATGTGTGAAAAACGGCCACCTGCACGTCTTGATCGACGAGATGTCCTTTGACAGCAGGTTTGTTTTCATACGtgtttga